The Aptenodytes patagonicus chromosome 25, bAptPat1.pri.cur, whole genome shotgun sequence genome window below encodes:
- the CIRBP gene encoding cold-inducible RNA-binding protein isoform X3 — MASDEGKLFVGGLSFDTNEQSLEQVFSKYGQISEVVVVKDRETQRSRGFGFVTFENIDDAKDAMMAMNGKSVDGRQIRVDQAGKSSENRSRGYRGGSSGGRGFFRGGRGRGRGFSRGGGERGYGGSRFDSRSGGYNGSRDYYNSRSQGGYGDRSSGGSYRDSYDSYATHNE; from the exons ATGGCATCAGATGAGGGAAAACTCTTTGTCGGTGGACTGAGTTTTGACACCAATGAGCAGTCATTGGAACAAGTCTTTTCTAAATATGGACAAATTTCTGAAG TTGTTGTGGTGAAAGACAGAGAGACTCAGAGATCCAGAGGTTTTGGCTTTGTTACTTTTGAAAACATAGATGATGCTAAAGATGCAATGATGGCCATGAATGGAAAG TCTGTAGATGGACGTCAGATCAGAGTTGATCAGGCTGGAAAATCATCAGAGAACAGATCTCGTGGATACAGAGGGGGGTCTTCTGGGGGCAGAGGCTTTTTCCGTGGCGGCAGAGGTCGGGGCCGTGGCTTCTCTAGAG GAGGTGGAGAGAGAGGCTATGGCGGAAGCAGATTTGATTCCAGAAGTGGAGGATATAATGGCTCCAGAGACTACTATAATAGCAG GAGTCAAGGTGGCTATGGTGACAGGTCTTCGGGAGGATCCTACAGAGACAGCTATGACAGTTACG CTACACACAACGAGTAA
- the CIRBP gene encoding cold-inducible RNA-binding protein isoform X2 — translation MASDEGKLFVGGLSFDTNEQSLEQVFSKYGQISEVVVVKDRETQRSRGFGFVTFENIDDAKDAMMAMNGKSVDGRQIRVDQAGKSSENRSRGYRGGSSGGRGFFRGGRGRGRGFSRGGGERGYGGSRFDSRSGGYNGSRDYYNSSRSQGGYGDRSSGGSYRDSYDSYATHNE, via the exons ATGGCATCAGATGAGGGAAAACTCTTTGTCGGTGGACTGAGTTTTGACACCAATGAGCAGTCATTGGAACAAGTCTTTTCTAAATATGGACAAATTTCTGAAG TTGTTGTGGTGAAAGACAGAGAGACTCAGAGATCCAGAGGTTTTGGCTTTGTTACTTTTGAAAACATAGATGATGCTAAAGATGCAATGATGGCCATGAATGGAAAG TCTGTAGATGGACGTCAGATCAGAGTTGATCAGGCTGGAAAATCATCAGAGAACAGATCTCGTGGATACAGAGGGGGGTCTTCTGGGGGCAGAGGCTTTTTCCGTGGCGGCAGAGGTCGGGGCCGTGGCTTCTCTAGAG GAGGTGGAGAGAGAGGCTATGGCGGAAGCAGATTTGATTCCAGAAGTGGAGGATATAATGGCTCCAGAGACTACTATAATAGCAG CAGGAGTCAAGGTGGCTATGGTGACAGGTCTTCGGGAGGATCCTACAGAGACAGCTATGACAGTTACG CTACACACAACGAGTAA
- the CIRBP gene encoding cold-inducible RNA-binding protein isoform X1: MASDEGKLFVGGLSFDTNEQSLEQVFSKYGQISEVVVVKDRETQRSRGFGFVTFENIDDAKDAMMAMNGKSVDGRQIRVDQAGKSSENRSRGYRGGSSGGRGFFRGGRGRGRGFSRGGGERGYGGSRFDSRSGGYNGSRDYYNSRSQGGYGDRSSGGSYRDSYDSYGKSWFKWER; this comes from the exons ATGGCATCAGATGAGGGAAAACTCTTTGTCGGTGGACTGAGTTTTGACACCAATGAGCAGTCATTGGAACAAGTCTTTTCTAAATATGGACAAATTTCTGAAG TTGTTGTGGTGAAAGACAGAGAGACTCAGAGATCCAGAGGTTTTGGCTTTGTTACTTTTGAAAACATAGATGATGCTAAAGATGCAATGATGGCCATGAATGGAAAG TCTGTAGATGGACGTCAGATCAGAGTTGATCAGGCTGGAAAATCATCAGAGAACAGATCTCGTGGATACAGAGGGGGGTCTTCTGGGGGCAGAGGCTTTTTCCGTGGCGGCAGAGGTCGGGGCCGTGGCTTCTCTAGAG GAGGTGGAGAGAGAGGCTATGGCGGAAGCAGATTTGATTCCAGAAGTGGAGGATATAATGGCTCCAGAGACTACTATAATAGCAG GAGTCAAGGTGGCTATGGTGACAGGTCTTCGGGAGGATCCTACAGAGACAGCTATGACAGTTACGGTAAGTCTTGGTTCAAATGGGAACGATGA